The genome window CAAAAGACACCAACCCATTTTTGTCGGATACACTAAGCAAAGCTCTACGTAACGGTTGTGAATGAGCCGTCATTTTTGTTCTTCTTCCCTTCCACGTTGGCACTATTTTGTCGCTGCCTACCCGTTTCAATACTCACCAACTCCGTGGAGCCGGTGCCACAGTCCAATCTCCCTCAAACTAGGGGCAGCTTACAAATTTTCAGGGAGTCATCGCCTTGGATTATACCTTCTCCTCTCTAATTTCTAATTTTTGGTTGGCACGCCAGATCCCTGCGCTGTCCATCCAACTTGGTATTCAGCCGTTGCACAAGGCTAACTGCCTGCTCAGCTGCCGCTCTAGTAAAAACATGCGAGGTGACGTCTACGTACGCAATGGCGCCCACAACCGCATCGTTGTGCCCTGTTAGAGGGATCGAGTAGCACGTCAGTGGTGCAGATGTTGCCTGCCCCTGCTTTTTATAAGTTCCACCTAAAATGTGGGAAAATAGAGAGGAGCGTAGACTTCTAGTCTGCAAATATAGATGCCTAGATAGAGCTTTTGAGAGGGGGAAGAGAATGGCAGCCAGTATTGCCGCCCAAATGTACACACTTCGCGAGTTCACCCGCACCCGCCACGGCTTGGAAGAGAGCCTTAAAAAACTCCACGACATCGGTTATCAAGCGGTACAGCTCTCTGCCGTGGGCGCCATGGAAGGTGAGAATCCAGAGGTCACTGCGCAAGAGGCGCGGGAACTCTTAGATCGTTTCCAACTGCGCTGCGTCGCCACGCATCGGCCATGGCCACGCCTAGCGGAACGTACTGAAGAAGAGATCGCCTTCCATAAAACCCTAGGCTGTAATTATGTTGCCATTGGCGGGCTGCCGGAGCGTTACGCTGAGCGCAAGGCAGAAGGGTATCGTCAGTTTCTTAAAGATTCCGCGCCTATCATCGCCAAGTTAAAAGAGGCCGGCATTCGATTCGGCTACCACAACCATGCCCACGAGTTCCAGCGGATCGGCCCCGGTCGGCGCACCCTGTTTGACATCTTTATTCAAGAGGGCAGTCCCGATTTCACCCTCGAGGTGGATGTCTATTGGGCTGTGCACGCCGGTGTAAACCCCGTGCGGATTTTTGAACAGTGCCCTGGACGGGTGCCAGTTATCCACGTAAAAGATAAAGAGGTGGTTCCTGAAGGCCCGGTAATGGCCGCGGTTGGCGAGGGAAATCTGGATTGGGATTCGATTCTACCGGCGGCGGTGCAGGCTGGCGTTGAAGTTTATGCTGTGGAGCAAGATGTCTGTCGCCGCGATCCGTTCGACTGTTTACGCTCCAGTCTTCAGTTCTTAGCCGGCTATCGGCTCTAGCGGCTCGAAACGGTCACCAGGCTTTAGGCGTACCCCCCGCGCCCAAGCCGCTGCATCCATTCGCCGCCCGCTCTCAGGCTGTACTTCCAAAAGGGCCAGAGCGGTGTCGTCACCGGCTGCCACTACAACCCCTGGAGGCGACTTTTGAAATGCGACGATCGTGCCATGCGGCGCTTCATACGACTGCTCCAAAGGCGCCGCACGCCAAAGTTTGACTCGTTTCCCCTGAATCGACGCAACAGCACCCGGCGTAGGGTTCATTGCGCGAATGCGATTGACAATGGCCTGTGCGCTCTCATGCCATCGCACAATGGCATCTTCCGGTTTAATGGGGGGCGCATAGCTCGCTTCGGCCTCATTCTGTTTTCGACGCCCAATAGTCCCCTGCTGCAGCCCTTCCAGCGTCGCGATCAGTAGGCGCGCCCCGATATCGGCCAACTTCTTCGTGAGGGTGCCGGTGGTATCCTCAGGGTCAATAGGACAGGCTTCCGCCAACAGAATATCGCCCGTGTCTAGCGTAGGCTCCATCCACATCGTCGTGACGCCCGTCACGCTCTCTCCGGCCATAATCGCTCGCTGAATGGGAGCTGCACCGCGATATTTGGGCAGTAACGAGCCATGAACGTTGATAGGCCCGAGCGGTGGCAACCGCAGCAGCGCTTCAGGAATGATCTGCCCGAAGGCGGCGAGCGCCAGAACATCGGGGGCCAGTTGGCGCATCGTCTCAATGAACGATTCGGAGCGCACCCGACGCGGTTGCATTACCGGCAGTCCCAACCGAAGAGCCGCCTGTTTCACCGGTGAAGGCATCGGATGCAAGCCCCTTCCTTTGGGCTTATCCGGCTGAGTCACAACGGCCAGTACCTCGTGCCCTGCCGATACAAGCGCCTCCAGGGATGGAACGGCGAACTCCGCCGTTCCAAAGAAGATCACTCGAAGTTTCTCAGGCAAACTTAAGGCCTCTCTTCTTCCTACATACCTTGGCAAAGCCCATCTATTGGGCGCTACGACCGTGAATCGGTGGCTCCAGCCACCTCTAATTCAGATTCCTCCTCGATTACCCAAACCAACGTCTCCGGGTCGGCACGGTCTATAAACAGGATGCCGTCCAGATGGTCTACCTCATGTTGAATAACACGCGCCTCTAGATCCGATACCTTTTTAACCACCGGACGGCCTCGCTCATCAAACCCCTTCACCTTCACCTCTTTCGCCCGCGCCACAATGCCACGCAGCCCCGGAATGGAGAGGCATCCCTCTGGAGGCTCAACCTGTTCACCGGACCTATGGACGATTTTGGGGTTGATCAGAACCTGCAATCCCTCCCCAACGTCGTAGACCAAAATGCGCTGCGACACTCCAACCTGGGGCGCTGCCAATCCAAGCCCATCCGCATCGCGCATGATGGTTTCCATGCGCTTGATCAACTCCTGTGTCTCCTTGGTAAAGCGCACAACCGGCTTAGCAACCATTCGCAACACTGGGTCTCCCAATTTCACGATCTCCGGGTGCTTTTGCCAAAACTCCTCTAACTCCGGCGGCGGCTTAAGACGATCATCCAGACGCCCCAATGCCTCTTGGTTCTCCTCCATCACTCAACTCTCCCCAATACGTTCTTATCAACCGGCATTTTAAGATTTTAGCTTTGTGGAAAATTAGAACATACACATAATCATTATACTGAGCCTAGTAGGCCAAACGCAACCGTATCGCCACGAACTTGCTTCAACGCACTAAAATCCTACTGCCTCCCCATCGCAGCGAGGGTCGGAAGCACCAAGCAAAGCCCCTGTCTGATCGTCGCATGCGATGAGCTGACAGGCGCTTCCGTGAGCCCACGGGCCAATGGGCGCCACTTCATGACCTCGACGCCGCAGCGCCTCAATCACGGTCATATCCACTCTGCTTTCGATCTGTAGAAGGTTTGCCGGCCCGTTTTCAGGAACAGAAGGGCCATGCGCCCAGCGGGGAGCCTCCAATGCCTGCTGCGGATTCATGCCAAAATCCAGCAAGTTACAGATCACCTGTAAACTCGTCTGAACCTGCCAGTCGGCCCCGGGCGTTCCGCCCACATAGGTCACGCGCTCTCCACTCGGCGTCGGCCGGGTAATAAGCCAGGCGTTGAGGGTGTGCAACGGTCTTTTGCCCGGCTGAAGGAAGTTGGGGCTTTTGGAGTCGAGAGAAAAACCGCTAAGCCGATTGTTGAGCAAGATGCCAGTGTCCTCCACCACTAGGCCGGAACCATATCCCCAAAACACGCTTTGAATAAAGCTAACGGCATTGCCGTCGGCATCCATCACACAAAAATAGGTCGTATCATGAGCCAATTCGGAGTGGCTTTGCGGAACAGAAGCCCTTTCCATACGTATCTCACCACGTCGTTGGGCTGCATATTCCTTATCAAGCAGCTTCTCCACAGAAACCGATACAAAATCGGGATCGCCTAAGAAGCGCGCTCTATCGGCAAAAGCCAACTTCTTCGCCTCTACCATCACATGGATGGCATCAGCGCTCAGAGGCCCCATCTGAGAGAGGTCAAAACCCTCTACAAGGTTTAACTCCTCAAGCAAGAGCAGTCCCTGTGAGACGGGTGGCTGACCGTGAACGGTGTGACCGCGGTAGCTCGTGCTTATCGGCTCCCCAATCCAAGTGCGGTGGTTTGCCAGATCTTCATAGCTCAACAGCCCTCCTTGAGCTTGGCAAAAACGCACTATCGCCTCGGCCAACGCCCCCTCGTAAAACGCTTCCCGCCCCGTGTCGGCAATAAGAGCGAGCGTTTTTGCCAAAGCGGGCTGCCGTATGGTTTGGCCTGCTTGAGGAGGATGGTCTTGGCCGGTAAGCGCCCGTAACGTTGCGGGAAACTCTTGCCATAGCGCCTGCGAGTCGCGAAAAACACGGGCCGTACGAAAACCTACTGGGTAGCCCTGATCGGCATAAGAGATGGCAGGCTCCAACACTTTGGAAAGCGACAAACGTCCCCATCGCTGATGAAACTCATGCCATACATCCACCAAGCCGGGCACCGCTACCGAACGTATGCCGCGCGTGGGAATGGCCCGTCCAAAGTGCTCAGCCGTCGCTGCCTGCGGAGCCTTTCCGCTTCCGTTAAAGGCGTAGGTTTTGCTCGTGGCAGCCTCATAAACGATGAGAAAAGCGTCGCCTCCGAGATGGCTAGCATGGGGCTCCGTTACACACAGCACAGCCGATGTTGCGATAGCCGCATCGGCAAAAGAGCCACCGTCCATTAACATCTTCAACCCTGCTGCCGCTGCCAACGGCTGTGAGGCGGCCACCAGCCCCCGTTTGGCCACAACAATCCCGCGATGTTGCTCCATTTTTATCTCCTGCTCTTGCTAGGCAAGGCCCCATATTAAGCTTCGCCTTAACTATTCTACTCGAGCCGATCGCCGCATCTTATACCTCGCAGCGGAGAACAAGGCAGCTGGTAGAAACAACCTGGTGAGGTTCCCTCAGCGCTTTAGGCCTGTTGGGCAATCATGAGACCTGGACGGTGTCTCCTAGGAGCCTGCGACTTGTGCAGAGGATTCTTATCTGGTTGCCAAAAGAACTCTCGGCTCCAAGAGGGTGTCGCGGTGTCTTCGCAAGAGAGACGAAAACCATCCCCCACTTTGCGATACCCTAACGCACGACCGGTGTAAGGGTCACGCGGCCATTTCGATGAATCCGGTCTACCCGGCAGTCTACCCCTAACGCAGCGCAAGGCAAGTAGTTCCAGAGCCGAACGAGTTAGCAGCGCTTGGGCAATGACATCGGCCCGTACCTTGGCGATATCGGCATAGAAGGCGTGTGGCACATCACATTGCGAGCTTGTTGCAGCAGAAAGGTCTATTCCCTCTCGATCAAGCGCTCTGAGCTTGTTAACAACTTGCCAGTAGGGCTTAGCTTCCAGCGGTAACGCGCCATTAAGGCGAGCCAGCACTTGAGTCGCATCGTCTTTGAACTGTCCTTTTGTTGTCTTGGCCTCACGCAACAAAAGCCTTCGCTCCCCCTTCAAAGCACTTATGAAATCTGGAAGGACATAGCCCTGCCGATAACATGCAAAGGCTTCTCTTACAAACTCTCCGTTTTTGCCCTCTACGGTCAGAAGGAAACGCATGTTTTCAAGGGCGAGCTGTTCGATGGCGGCCTGCGTTAGGCAAGCGTTTAGGCAGGGACTGGCTCCCGCCCTCTTGGCCAAACGAAAGAGAAGGTTTTCGTAGTGAAGCGCCTCGCCTATTTTTCCTTTTCTCACGGCAACTCGACTGGCAGCTACTAAGAGCACGGCACTTCCACGAAATATAACCGATGCCGGCGAGGTGAGATCAAAAGGATACCGCTCTGCAAAAGGAACCGAGGCGCTTTTCCCCGTGGCGAGCTGCTCAGCGTGACAGACCAAATTGGCATGCAACCTCAGCGTTCTCTCCGCCTGACAGAACGCAACTTCACTGGGCACTGCGGTCTGGCAAAAAGCACTCAAGAAACCGAGCTCTCCATTCGCCGACAATGCGCGTATCTGCGCCACCACATCGGCTCCAACCGGTGCACGAGAGATGACCTGCATGGGTGACGTGCAGGTGGCCCAACTAAGGGAACTCATTGTGCAGAAGAGGCATGCCATCGTGAGCATGCGGCGTGATCTCCCAATCAACAACACCTTGCTTTCTCCTTTCCTCATCGAACCAAACCGCTTGCCAACACTTGAGCAGCGGCAATTTCAAACAATAAGACGGAATACTATTCACGGCGTTTCATTTTTTGCATTGTGGTTTCTGCACCACTCCTTTCATAAGGCCTACGTTGACGCCATTGCTCGATTGAAGCTATAATGCGATCGTTATCTGCTAGGAGGCTGGCAAGATGGACATCTTTGAAAAGATCAATCACTCTTTTGCACAATGGTATGAGGGACTTTTTGGTGGAAACGATGATGTGCGCCCCCGTGATATTCTTCGCATGATCCTCACCGAACTCGAGGAGAACCGAAAAGAGGGCTTCGACACACGCACCTATGTGCCCAATCAATACATTCTTGAACTCTGCCCAGAAGATGAAGAGGAGAAGGAGTATCTTCTCTCGTTTCTCGATAAAGCGGAGCTTGAAGAGGCCATTCGGCGCTATTGTCGGCAAAACCGATATCATATTCGAGGGGAGCTGGAATTCGTGCTGAAAGTTCTCACGCCAGAAGAGGTCGAGGAGCGCCATCCCCCTAAAATATCCATTCGTAGCCGCTACAGCGCTCGCATCGGTACCCCATCTGTCCCGATGACGCCCCCAGCAGAAGAAGATCGCACGGTTGCCGCTGTGGGTCGCTCGGGAGAGGAGAGCCAAACCGTTGCCGGGATGGCAACAGCCTACCTTCAAATCCAAACGCCGGGGAAATCGGTCTTTCGTTACCCCCTGCTGCGCAGCGCCATCTACATTGGGCGTTCGTCGCGCGTTGGAAACGACCTCGTATTAGAAGAAGACCCCATGGTCTCTAAACGCCACCTGCGCATTGAGCGCGAGAAGGATGGACGTTTTACTCTTTATGACCTTGGCAGCACCAACGGAACTTGGGTCAACGGGCATCGTGTAGAAAGCCATCTGCTGCAACCTGGCGACGATATTCTTATTGGAAGCACCCACCTAGTGTTTGAACAGGAGACCAAGCCCGGAACGACCGGCTTGCAGAAATCGAGAGCCCCGGAACCCAAAGCAGTCATCGGCCAATTCGGAGGAGCCGCAGCAACGGTGGACGCCGTTCAAACCTCCTCGGCAACGAAGGCTCAGCTACTGCTTCTAGAGGGCGATAAGGTACGCGATAGTTTTGTACTCGGCTCGGAGACCTACATAGGACGCGGCATTACCAACGACATCGTGCTACCCTATCGAAACGTGGCTATTCGGCACGCGCGTATCTTCCTTCACGAGGGCCGCTATCGCGTTGAGTCGCAGGAGGGTGCCCCCGTAAAACTGAACGATATACTTCTCCAACCCGGCGAGGCCGCCGTTTTGCATAGCGGAGACCGTATTCAACTAGGAGACGTGCTTCTCAGCTTCGAGATCGGAAGCGAACTATGATCATTTTGGGGTTACTGCGTTTCGCACTCCTAATCGTCTTTCTCTTTTTTGGACTTCTGATCGTTCGTTTACTCCGCCGAAGCCACGACTAGGGGAGAAATACAACGTGCAGACAGTTGCTGAGCCGATTCCTATCCGCATAGGCTGTCGTACCGACGTCGGCCATAAACGCGAGCACAACGAAGACAGTTTCGCCGTTGTTGATCGGGCCGCTCTTAACGGGCTACTCGATTGTGTTCTGCTTGTTGCCGACGGCATGGGCGGAATGGGTGGGGGCGACGTGGCCTCTCGAATTACCGCACATACGGTGCCAGAGACCATCCATCAGCTTTTGCAAACCAGCCCTCATGAAGAGCTGGTAAGCCTTCTCCTGCAGGCCTTTCAGGCTGCTAACCAAGAGGTTTTCACACGGCGCGCCGATCGCATCGAGCAGCGCAGCATGGGCACCACTTGCGTCTGTGCACTCATTCGCAACGGCACTTTGGCCATCGCTCACGTCGGCGATAGCCGTGCCTACCTCCTCCGCCATGGGCGCCTAAGCCTGCTTACAGCAGACCACTCGGCCGTATGGGAAGAGATACAGGCGGGACGCATGACTCGCGAGGAGGCTGAGGCGAATCGGTATCGCCACGTCATTACCCGCGCCATCGGGATTGCACCCGACGTCGAGGTGGACACCTCTTTACACTCCCTTGAGGTGGGCGACGTGCTTCTCCTCTGTTCCGATGGCCTTACCACCGAAGTGACCGAGCGAGAGATCGCCCAAATTCTCGTCTCCTCCACCGACCCCCAAGAGGCCTGCAATCGCCTGATCGAATCCGCGCTGAACCACGGCGGCTCCGACAATGTCACCGCACTTGTGGCGCGCTATGGCCCCATGCGTCCTCTTCTGCCACCTGAAGAGGAGACCCCCACCGACAACACCGCCAACTGGCGCTATGCTCTTACGCAGGAAACGGTTGCCGATTCAAAGACCGTTTCCAAAGTTGCTAGAGGTTGGGTCGTTGGCACGCTTTTGCTGCTTTTGATCGCCCTTGGCGAAGCCGCCTGGATATACCATCTTTTCGTCAAGTTGCAACATGCAAGGCCTTCTCAGCCTGTGGTACTCCTTCAGCCACCGTCCAAACCTGCCGTGTTCGAGCCCCTAAGCTACGCTACCGTAGCAACAAAACAGCTTGATATGCCGCTGCGCAACGATGTTCTCCAAATCATGCCCAATGGTGACCTTTTGGTGGCGACGCTTCAGGGCAAGTTGATGGACTTTAATCCACAGACGCATCTGCTACGCCCTGTCCCAGTCAATGCACAGATCCCCTCTTCGCCAGAGACATCCGCAAAGAAAACGAAACCCACAGCCCAGTTTTACCTTACTTTAGATCAGGCGGGAAATCGCTATCAGATTCGACCGGATCTACGCTGTATCGAGAAATTCACACCAGAAGGCACGCGCGTCGCCACCAATATCGGCAAGGGAGCGCTCGTCGCCCCCACCTGTTTAGCTGTAGCGCCTTCAGGAACGATCTATGTCATTGACAACGGGCGACTAAAATCTATTCAGGCCTACCCTGCGCGCCCTCAAAGCTCCGAACTATCTACCTCACAAGCGAGATAAAACGATG of Chthonomonas calidirosea T49 contains these proteins:
- a CDS encoding sugar phosphate isomerase/epimerase family protein; translated protein: MAASIAAQMYTLREFTRTRHGLEESLKKLHDIGYQAVQLSAVGAMEGENPEVTAQEARELLDRFQLRCVATHRPWPRLAERTEEEIAFHKTLGCNYVAIGGLPERYAERKAEGYRQFLKDSAPIIAKLKEAGIRFGYHNHAHEFQRIGPGRRTLFDIFIQEGSPDFTLEVDVYWAVHAGVNPVRIFEQCPGRVPVIHVKDKEVVPEGPVMAAVGEGNLDWDSILPAAVQAGVEVYAVEQDVCRRDPFDCLRSSLQFLAGYRL
- the fmt gene encoding methionyl-tRNA formyltransferase — its product is MPEKLRVIFFGTAEFAVPSLEALVSAGHEVLAVVTQPDKPKGRGLHPMPSPVKQAALRLGLPVMQPRRVRSESFIETMRQLAPDVLALAAFGQIIPEALLRLPPLGPINVHGSLLPKYRGAAPIQRAIMAGESVTGVTTMWMEPTLDTGDILLAEACPIDPEDTTGTLTKKLADIGARLLIATLEGLQQGTIGRRKQNEAEASYAPPIKPEDAIVRWHESAQAIVNRIRAMNPTPGAVASIQGKRVKLWRAAPLEQSYEAPHGTIVAFQKSPPGVVVAAGDDTALALLEVQPESGRRMDAAAWARGVRLKPGDRFEPLEPIAG
- the def gene encoding peptide deformylase; this translates as MEENQEALGRLDDRLKPPPELEEFWQKHPEIVKLGDPVLRMVAKPVVRFTKETQELIKRMETIMRDADGLGLAAPQVGVSQRILVYDVGEGLQVLINPKIVHRSGEQVEPPEGCLSIPGLRGIVARAKEVKVKGFDERGRPVVKKVSDLEARVIQHEVDHLDGILFIDRADPETLVWVIEEESELEVAGATDSRS
- the ggt gene encoding gamma-glutamyltransferase; translation: MEQHRGIVVAKRGLVAASQPLAAAAGLKMLMDGGSFADAAIATSAVLCVTEPHASHLGGDAFLIVYEAATSKTYAFNGSGKAPQAATAEHFGRAIPTRGIRSVAVPGLVDVWHEFHQRWGRLSLSKVLEPAISYADQGYPVGFRTARVFRDSQALWQEFPATLRALTGQDHPPQAGQTIRQPALAKTLALIADTGREAFYEGALAEAIVRFCQAQGGLLSYEDLANHRTWIGEPISTSYRGHTVHGQPPVSQGLLLLEELNLVEGFDLSQMGPLSADAIHVMVEAKKLAFADRARFLGDPDFVSVSVEKLLDKEYAAQRRGEIRMERASVPQSHSELAHDTTYFCVMDADGNAVSFIQSVFWGYGSGLVVEDTGILLNNRLSGFSLDSKSPNFLQPGKRPLHTLNAWLITRPTPSGERVTYVGGTPGADWQVQTSLQVICNLLDFGMNPQQALEAPRWAHGPSVPENGPANLLQIESRVDMTVIEALRRRGHEVAPIGPWAHGSACQLIACDDQTGALLGASDPRCDGEAVGF
- a CDS encoding FhaA domain-containing protein, with the protein product MDIFEKINHSFAQWYEGLFGGNDDVRPRDILRMILTELEENRKEGFDTRTYVPNQYILELCPEDEEEKEYLLSFLDKAELEEAIRRYCRQNRYHIRGELEFVLKVLTPEEVEERHPPKISIRSRYSARIGTPSVPMTPPAEEDRTVAAVGRSGEESQTVAGMATAYLQIQTPGKSVFRYPLLRSAIYIGRSSRVGNDLVLEEDPMVSKRHLRIEREKDGRFTLYDLGSTNGTWVNGHRVESHLLQPGDDILIGSTHLVFEQETKPGTTGLQKSRAPEPKAVIGQFGGAAATVDAVQTSSATKAQLLLLEGDKVRDSFVLGSETYIGRGITNDIVLPYRNVAIRHARIFLHEGRYRVESQEGAPVKLNDILLQPGEAAVLHSGDRIQLGDVLLSFEIGSEL
- a CDS encoding Stp1/IreP family PP2C-type Ser/Thr phosphatase, yielding MQTVAEPIPIRIGCRTDVGHKREHNEDSFAVVDRAALNGLLDCVLLVADGMGGMGGGDVASRITAHTVPETIHQLLQTSPHEELVSLLLQAFQAANQEVFTRRADRIEQRSMGTTCVCALIRNGTLAIAHVGDSRAYLLRHGRLSLLTADHSAVWEEIQAGRMTREEAEANRYRHVITRAIGIAPDVEVDTSLHSLEVGDVLLLCSDGLTTEVTEREIAQILVSSTDPQEACNRLIESALNHGGSDNVTALVARYGPMRPLLPPEEETPTDNTANWRYALTQETVADSKTVSKVARGWVVGTLLLLLIALGEAAWIYHLFVKLQHARPSQPVVLLQPPSKPAVFEPLSYATVATKQLDMPLRNDVLQIMPNGDLLVATLQGKLMDFNPQTHLLRPVPVNAQIPSSPETSAKKTKPTAQFYLTLDQAGNRYQIRPDLRCIEKFTPEGTRVATNIGKGALVAPTCLAVAPSGTIYVIDNGRLKSIQAYPARPQSSELSTSQAR